One window of Trinickia caryophylli genomic DNA carries:
- a CDS encoding LysR family transcriptional regulator produces MDRFKQIETFVRVADAGSLAAAALEEGVSPVVLGRRIDALEKRLGVKLMYRSTRRLVVSEDGAAFLERCRGLLAEWDQAENELAAGRRAVGGHLIVSAPAAFGRKHVAPLAPAFMADKPDLRVSFNLTDRVVDLVREGYDLSIRIGGAVDPSFVAVKLATNRRVVCGTPAYFARHGRPRALDELPAHNCLAFNLQGGQNRGWYFRRNGKLATVRVTGTLDCNDGELLHRWVSEGLGLGWRSTWEIAEQLARGELETVLDEFALPDYDILAVYPQQRYVPAKVRYFIDYLKAVYAKPGYWGGAT; encoded by the coding sequence ATGGACCGCTTCAAGCAGATCGAAACGTTCGTGCGCGTGGCCGATGCCGGCAGCCTGGCGGCTGCTGCGCTTGAGGAAGGCGTCTCGCCCGTGGTGCTCGGGCGGCGCATCGATGCGCTCGAAAAGCGCCTCGGGGTGAAGCTGATGTACCGCTCCACGCGCCGTCTGGTCGTAAGCGAGGACGGCGCTGCGTTTCTGGAGCGCTGCAGGGGGCTGCTCGCCGAGTGGGATCAGGCCGAAAACGAGCTCGCGGCCGGCCGCCGCGCGGTGGGAGGGCACCTGATCGTTTCCGCGCCGGCTGCGTTTGGCCGCAAGCACGTGGCGCCGCTCGCTCCGGCGTTCATGGCGGATAAGCCCGATCTGAGGGTGTCGTTCAATCTGACCGATCGTGTCGTCGATCTCGTTCGCGAGGGCTACGATCTTTCGATCCGGATCGGCGGCGCGGTCGATCCGAGTTTCGTTGCCGTGAAACTCGCCACGAACCGGCGCGTCGTGTGCGGCACGCCCGCGTACTTCGCCAGGCACGGGCGCCCGCGCGCGCTCGACGAGCTGCCCGCGCACAACTGCCTCGCTTTCAATCTGCAAGGGGGCCAGAACAGGGGCTGGTACTTTCGCCGTAATGGCAAGCTTGCGACGGTTCGCGTAACGGGCACGCTCGATTGCAACGACGGCGAACTGCTGCACCGCTGGGTGTCGGAAGGGCTCGGCCTCGGCTGGCGCTCGACCTGGGAGATTGCCGAGCAGCTCGCGCGCGGCGAGCTCGAGACGGTGCTCGACGAATTCGCGCTGCCCGATTACGACATCCTCGCCGTCTATCCCCAACAGCGGTACGTCCCGGCCAAGGTCCGATACTTCATCGACTACCTGAAAGCGGTTTACGCCAAACCGGGATACTGGGGCGGGGCGACCTGA
- the rpsF gene encoding 30S ribosomal protein S6 has protein sequence MRHYEIVFVVHPDQSEQVPAMIERYKSTITARSGQIHRIEDWGRRQLAYMIEKLAKAHYVCMNIECDQATLEELEHAFKFNDAVLRHLIVKMKKAETGPSPMMKEVQREEAKKAAASQPSEAQA, from the coding sequence ATGCGTCATTACGAAATCGTCTTCGTCGTGCACCCCGACCAAAGCGAGCAGGTGCCCGCGATGATCGAGCGGTACAAATCCACGATCACCGCCCGCAGCGGTCAGATCCACCGCATCGAAGACTGGGGCCGTCGCCAACTGGCCTACATGATCGAGAAACTCGCGAAGGCTCACTACGTCTGCATGAACATCGAATGCGATCAGGCGACGCTCGAAGAGCTCGAGCACGCATTCAAGTTCAACGACGCCGTTCTGCGTCACCTCATCGTCAAGATGAAGAAGGCCGAAACCGGCCCTTCGCCGATGATGAAGGAAGTGCAGCGCGAAGAAGCCAAGAAGGCGGCTGCATCGCAGCCGTCCGAAGCGCAGGCTTAA
- the priB gene encoding primosomal replication protein N, with product MNRLQLLASVVEREPLRYTPAGVPIASCTLHHRAEVVEAGIVRQVELTIPALAAGTVSGKLESCEMGVDALFTGFLAKKSRNAKTLVFHITELQDIGKD from the coding sequence GTGAACAGGCTGCAACTGCTGGCGAGCGTCGTCGAGCGCGAACCGCTGCGCTACACGCCCGCGGGTGTGCCGATCGCCAGCTGCACGTTGCATCACCGCGCGGAAGTCGTCGAAGCCGGCATCGTCCGGCAAGTCGAACTGACGATTCCCGCGCTGGCGGCCGGTACGGTGAGCGGCAAGCTCGAAAGCTGTGAGATGGGCGTGGATGCGCTTTTCACCGGCTTTCTCGCGAAAAAGAGCCGCAACGCGAAGACCTTGGTGTTTCACATCACAGAATTGCAGGACATTGGAAAGGACTGA
- the rpsR gene encoding 30S ribosomal protein S18, translating to MARPTGKKFDKRRQQQNPLFKRKKFCRFTAAGVEYIDYKDIETLKDFIGENGKITPARLTGTKAHYQRQLDTAIKRARFLALLPYTDLHKA from the coding sequence ATGGCCCGCCCCACCGGTAAGAAATTCGACAAGCGTCGTCAGCAACAGAACCCGCTCTTCAAGCGCAAGAAGTTTTGCCGCTTCACGGCTGCCGGCGTCGAGTACATCGACTACAAGGACATCGAAACGCTGAAGGACTTCATCGGCGAAAACGGCAAGATCACGCCGGCTCGTCTGACGGGTACGAAGGCCCACTATCAACGCCAGCTCGATACGGCCATCAAGCGCGCGCGCTTCCTCGCGCTGCTGCCGTACACCGATCTGCACAAGGCCTAA
- the rplI gene encoding 50S ribosomal protein L9 produces the protein MQIILLEKVVNVGNLGDIVKVKDGYARNFLIPQKLARRATKDAIAEFEVRRAELEKAAAEKFAAAQALGEKMSGLTVQIAQKAGVDGRLFGSVTNADVAETLTKQGFAVEKAQVRMPSGPLKVVGDYPVQVSLHTDVTVDVTVSVLGEHA, from the coding sequence ATGCAAATCATTCTTTTGGAAAAAGTCGTCAACGTGGGCAACCTCGGCGACATCGTCAAGGTCAAGGACGGCTACGCCCGTAATTTCCTGATTCCGCAAAAGCTCGCCCGTCGTGCCACGAAGGACGCGATCGCCGAATTCGAAGTGCGCCGTGCCGAGCTCGAGAAGGCCGCTGCCGAGAAGTTCGCCGCCGCACAGGCGCTGGGCGAGAAGATGTCGGGTCTGACGGTCCAGATCGCTCAGAAAGCCGGCGTCGACGGCCGTCTGTTCGGCTCGGTGACCAACGCTGATGTGGCGGAAACGCTCACGAAGCAAGGCTTCGCGGTCGAGAAGGCCCAGGTTCGCATGCCGTCGGGCCCGCTCAAGGTCGTGGGCGACTATCCGGTGCAGGTTTCGCTGCACACGGACGTGACCGTCGACGTCACGGTGTCGGTGCTCGGCGAGCACGCCTGA
- a CDS encoding replicative DNA helicase, whose translation MNAPSKDPQLESLKVPPHSIEAEQSVLGGLLLDNAAWDRIADFLAASDFYRYDHRVIYEHIGRLIAGTRPADVVTVYEALTTSGKADDVGGLAYLNALAQNTPSAANIRRYAEIVRDRAVLRRLVSVADEISADAFNPQGKEVRQLLDEAESKVFSIAEEGARGTQGFLEIGPLLTEVVERIDTLYHTANPSDVTGTPTGFADLDRMTSGMHGGELIIVAGRPSMGKTAFSMNIGEYVAVEYGLPVAVFSMEMPGTQLVMRMLGSVGRLDQHRMRTGRLTDEDWPKLTHAVQKMSEAQLFIDETGGLNPMELRSRARRLARQCGKLGLIIVDYLQLMSGSSQGENRATEISEISRSLKSLAKELDVPVIALSQLNRSLEQRPNKRPVMSDLRESGAIEQDADVILFIYRDEVYNPDSQDKGTAEIIIGKQRNGPIGPVRLTFLGQYTKFDNFAGPQTFYGGE comes from the coding sequence ATGAACGCACCGTCCAAAGACCCTCAGCTCGAGTCGCTGAAAGTACCGCCGCATTCGATCGAAGCCGAGCAATCGGTGCTGGGCGGCCTCTTGCTGGACAATGCGGCGTGGGATCGCATCGCGGATTTCCTCGCCGCCAGCGACTTCTATCGCTACGACCATCGCGTCATCTACGAGCACATCGGGCGCCTCATCGCCGGCACGCGGCCGGCCGACGTCGTCACGGTCTATGAGGCGCTGACGACGTCCGGCAAGGCGGACGACGTGGGCGGCCTGGCCTACCTGAATGCGCTTGCCCAGAACACGCCGAGCGCGGCCAACATCCGGCGTTACGCGGAAATCGTGCGCGATCGCGCGGTGCTGCGCAGACTCGTCTCGGTGGCGGACGAAATCTCGGCCGATGCTTTCAATCCGCAAGGCAAGGAAGTTCGGCAACTGCTCGACGAGGCCGAGTCGAAGGTTTTCTCGATCGCGGAAGAGGGCGCGCGCGGCACGCAGGGTTTTCTCGAGATCGGCCCGCTATTGACCGAGGTGGTCGAGCGCATCGATACGCTTTACCACACGGCGAATCCGAGCGATGTCACGGGCACGCCTACCGGCTTCGCCGATCTCGACCGCATGACGTCGGGCATGCACGGCGGTGAGCTCATCATCGTCGCGGGTCGCCCGTCAATGGGTAAAACCGCATTCTCCATGAACATCGGCGAGTACGTTGCGGTGGAGTATGGCCTGCCCGTGGCCGTCTTTTCGATGGAAATGCCGGGTACGCAACTCGTCATGCGGATGCTGGGCTCGGTCGGCCGCCTCGATCAGCACCGCATGCGCACGGGACGGCTCACCGACGAAGATTGGCCGAAGCTGACGCACGCTGTCCAGAAGATGAGCGAGGCGCAGCTTTTCATCGACGAAACTGGCGGCCTCAACCCCATGGAGCTGCGCTCGCGCGCTCGCCGGCTCGCCCGGCAATGCGGCAAGCTCGGGCTCATCATCGTCGATTACCTCCAGCTGATGTCGGGCAGTTCGCAGGGCGAGAACCGTGCCACCGAAATTTCGGAAATTTCGCGCTCGCTCAAAAGCTTGGCGAAAGAACTCGACGTGCCGGTGATCGCGCTTTCGCAGCTCAACCGCAGTCTCGAGCAGCGGCCGAACAAGCGTCCTGTCATGTCCGACTTGCGAGAATCCGGCGCTATCGAGCAGGACGCGGACGTCATCCTCTTCATTTACCGGGACGAGGTCTACAACCCCGACAGCCAGGACAAGGGCACGGCCGAGATCATCATCGGCAAGCAGCGTAACGGCCCGATCGGGCCCGTGAGGCTCACGTTCCTCGGGCAATACACGAAGTTCGACAATTTTGCGGGCCCGCAGACGTTTTACGGCGGGGAGTAA
- a CDS encoding acetyl-CoA C-acyltransferase — MSSDPIVILSAARTPVGRYLGNLSSKSAPELGATAIRAAVERAAIDPSSVEEAYVGCVLSAGLGQAPARQAVIGAGLPRSVAAVTVNKVCGSGMQAIRYAFDGLSNGSTELVVAGGMESMTNAPYLALKARTGYRNGHATFYDHVALDGLEDAYDRGRAMGEFGEQCAQHYDFTRAAQDTYATESLLRAQQAQRDGRFDWEIAPVEVTTKQGTSAIAADEQPQTVDAAKIPKLKPSFSPTGTITPASSSPLSDGAAALVLTRASVAKRLGKTPLAVIHAHSVHAQEPEWFTTAPIGALKKLFARTGWQPGDVDYYEINEAFAVVPMAVMREFDVARERINAHGGACAIGHPIGASGARIVVTLLGVLRANNAKRGVASLCIGGGEATAVAVELL; from the coding sequence ATGTCCTCCGATCCAATCGTGATTCTCTCCGCGGCGCGCACGCCGGTTGGCCGCTATTTGGGCAATCTGTCGTCGAAGAGCGCTCCCGAGCTTGGCGCAACGGCCATTCGCGCGGCGGTCGAGCGCGCGGCCATCGATCCGTCGAGCGTTGAAGAAGCGTATGTGGGATGCGTGCTGTCCGCAGGGCTTGGACAGGCGCCCGCGCGGCAGGCGGTGATCGGCGCCGGGCTGCCGCGCTCGGTAGCCGCCGTGACCGTGAACAAGGTATGCGGATCGGGCATGCAGGCGATCCGCTACGCATTCGATGGGCTGTCCAACGGCAGCACGGAACTCGTCGTCGCCGGCGGCATGGAAAGCATGACGAACGCACCGTACCTCGCGCTGAAGGCGCGCACCGGCTATCGCAACGGTCATGCAACCTTCTACGACCACGTCGCCCTCGACGGTCTGGAAGATGCCTACGATCGTGGCCGCGCGATGGGCGAATTCGGCGAACAGTGCGCTCAGCACTATGACTTCACGCGCGCGGCGCAGGATACGTACGCGACCGAGTCGCTGCTGCGCGCGCAGCAAGCTCAACGCGACGGCCGCTTCGATTGGGAGATCGCCCCCGTGGAGGTGACAACGAAGCAAGGCACGAGCGCGATTGCCGCGGACGAACAGCCTCAGACCGTCGATGCGGCCAAGATCCCGAAGCTCAAGCCCTCGTTCAGCCCGACTGGCACGATTACGCCGGCGAGTTCGAGCCCGCTATCGGACGGCGCGGCGGCACTCGTGCTGACGCGCGCATCGGTCGCGAAGCGGCTCGGCAAGACGCCGCTCGCGGTGATTCACGCGCACAGCGTGCACGCGCAGGAGCCGGAGTGGTTCACGACCGCGCCCATCGGCGCATTGAAGAAGCTCTTCGCTCGCACGGGCTGGCAACCGGGCGATGTGGATTACTACGAGATCAACGAAGCGTTTGCGGTCGTGCCGATGGCGGTGATGCGCGAATTCGACGTGGCACGCGAGCGCATCAATGCGCATGGCGGCGCGTGCGCGATCGGTCACCCCATCGGCGCATCGGGCGCGCGGATCGTCGTTACGTTGCTCGGTGTGCTACGCGCGAACAACGCAAAACGAGGCGTCGCCAGCCTGTGCATCGGAGGGGGCGAAGCGACCGCAGTGGCAGTGGAACTGCTCTGA
- a CDS encoding TetR/AcrR family transcriptional regulator, with protein MRYDSDHKAKTRERIETVASARFRREGIDAVGIASLMESAGLTHGGFYAHFKSKDALIAAAVALGFEQAAQRLRNGIARHPGRSKPVAFAKAYLNEHHRNEPDAGCVAAALGAEIGRCDETVRRVFTEQLDALIRSAMPDDGTPAERRDTALATVALSVGALLLARTVDDPALSKQLLTAGVKAVDRMAG; from the coding sequence ATGCGCTACGACTCCGACCATAAGGCCAAAACCCGCGAACGCATCGAAACGGTCGCGTCCGCCCGCTTTCGCCGCGAAGGAATCGACGCAGTCGGCATAGCGAGCCTGATGGAAAGCGCCGGGCTCACGCACGGCGGCTTCTACGCGCATTTCAAATCCAAGGATGCGCTCATCGCTGCCGCCGTTGCGCTGGGCTTCGAGCAAGCCGCGCAGCGCTTGCGCAATGGCATTGCGCGTCACCCAGGACGGTCGAAGCCCGTTGCCTTCGCCAAGGCCTATTTGAACGAGCACCACCGAAACGAACCCGATGCAGGCTGCGTCGCCGCGGCACTCGGTGCGGAGATCGGCCGCTGCGACGAGACGGTGCGGCGCGTATTCACCGAGCAGCTCGATGCGCTCATCCGAAGCGCGATGCCCGATGACGGCACGCCCGCCGAACGTCGCGACACAGCCCTGGCAACCGTCGCCCTCTCGGTCGGCGCGCTGCTGCTCGCACGCACGGTCGACGATCCCGCGCTCTCGAAGCAACTGCTGACGGCAGGCGTAAAGGCGGTCGACCGAATGGCCGGCTGA
- a CDS encoding MarR family winged helix-turn-helix transcriptional regulator: MRLNCHCGTLRQAARAVTSLYDARLAKHGIRITQFTILMALRGGEKLSTGLLSTLLLLDQTTLSRTLATLQTRKLVSAQTADEDRRMRLWSLTRKGGTLLEACLPDWEEAQKELARRIGKRDIQAFGDEVYAVTEALAG; the protein is encoded by the coding sequence CTGAGATTGAACTGCCATTGCGGCACGCTGCGGCAAGCCGCGCGCGCGGTGACATCGTTGTACGATGCGCGGCTCGCGAAGCACGGAATCCGCATCACGCAGTTCACGATCCTGATGGCCCTGCGCGGTGGCGAAAAGCTATCGACCGGGTTGCTGTCGACGCTGCTGTTGCTCGACCAGACGACGTTGAGCCGCACGCTCGCCACGCTGCAAACACGCAAGCTCGTCAGCGCGCAAACCGCTGATGAAGACCGGAGAATGCGGCTTTGGAGCCTCACGCGCAAGGGCGGCACGCTACTCGAGGCTTGCCTGCCCGACTGGGAAGAGGCGCAAAAGGAACTCGCGCGCCGCATCGGCAAGCGCGACATCCAGGCGTTCGGCGATGAGGTTTATGCGGTCACCGAGGCGCTGGCCGGGTAA
- a CDS encoding efflux transporter outer membrane subunit encodes MPSTLPFRLFAAARLVPALPLAGMLALSGCAVGPDYMPVQAPLASAYASQDALHSVQTTSPASTVSLDTWWLDFHDPALTRIVERVLAQNLDMAAAEARIAQARAAAAEAGATYLPRIDLQGSAARQRQSLESPLGRIGSALPGYDRNQTLTQLGVGASWELDLAGGQRRAAEAARAEAQAANALHAGTRVSVAADAADAYFRLRGLQANIAIVKEQIDANARLASLVRDRVANGVATRREAAEADARLAQTRALLPPLDAQRVRESNRLDILMGSPPGTFSAELAAAAADFSVPALSGDIRPEALLRRRPDVVAAERRLAAANAEIGSALAEYYPHVSLSGILGFEALNGPLFKSAAFQPGALAGLRWRLFDFGRVDAEVAHARGRYAEALAQYRQAVLRAAEDVENAVTMWAHVSEQRDEVAREVDAEAAAQRAAREAYAQGDASLVEVLIEDRQLLSARAELARLKADHARAAVATFRALGGGWHSDDPTVAASR; translated from the coding sequence ATGCCTTCGACGCTTCCCTTTCGCTTGTTCGCCGCCGCCCGTCTCGTCCCCGCACTCCCGCTCGCAGGCATGCTCGCCCTCTCGGGCTGCGCGGTCGGCCCCGACTACATGCCCGTGCAAGCACCGCTTGCCAGCGCATACGCGAGCCAGGACGCACTGCACAGCGTGCAGACCACGTCGCCCGCCAGCACCGTTTCGCTCGATACCTGGTGGCTCGACTTTCATGATCCAGCGCTCACGCGCATCGTCGAACGCGTGCTCGCGCAGAACCTCGACATGGCCGCGGCCGAGGCGAGAATCGCGCAGGCCCGCGCGGCCGCCGCGGAAGCAGGCGCCACGTATCTGCCTCGCATCGACCTGCAAGGCTCCGCCGCACGGCAGCGGCAGTCGCTCGAATCGCCGCTCGGGCGGATAGGCTCCGCGCTGCCCGGCTACGACCGCAATCAGACGCTCACGCAGCTAGGTGTCGGTGCGAGCTGGGAACTGGATCTGGCGGGCGGCCAGCGCCGTGCGGCCGAAGCGGCGCGCGCCGAGGCGCAGGCGGCCAACGCGCTCCATGCGGGCACGCGCGTGTCGGTCGCGGCCGACGCCGCCGATGCCTACTTCAGGCTGCGCGGGCTGCAGGCGAACATCGCGATCGTGAAAGAGCAGATCGATGCAAACGCGCGCCTTGCCTCGCTCGTGCGCGACCGCGTGGCAAACGGCGTCGCCACGCGCCGAGAGGCAGCCGAAGCCGATGCGCGTCTCGCACAGACGCGCGCGCTCTTGCCGCCGCTCGACGCGCAACGCGTGCGCGAATCGAACCGGCTCGACATTCTGATGGGCTCGCCACCGGGCACGTTCTCCGCCGAGCTCGCCGCTGCGGCCGCGGATTTCTCGGTCCCGGCGCTGTCCGGCGACATCCGTCCCGAGGCACTGCTGCGGCGGCGACCCGACGTCGTCGCCGCCGAACGCCGGCTCGCGGCCGCCAACGCGGAGATCGGCAGCGCACTCGCCGAATACTATCCGCACGTTTCGCTATCCGGCATTCTCGGCTTCGAGGCATTGAACGGTCCGCTCTTCAAGTCGGCCGCGTTCCAGCCGGGCGCGCTCGCCGGACTGCGCTGGCGGCTATTCGACTTCGGCCGTGTCGATGCGGAGGTGGCGCATGCGAGAGGCCGCTATGCGGAAGCGCTCGCGCAATACAGGCAGGCGGTTTTGCGCGCGGCGGAAGACGTCGAGAACGCCGTCACCATGTGGGCGCACGTGAGCGAGCAACGCGACGAAGTCGCACGCGAGGTGGACGCCGAGGCGGCCGCTCAGCGCGCTGCGCGCGAAGCGTACGCGCAAGGAGATGCGAGCCTTGTGGAAGTACTGATCGAGGATCGGCAACTGCTCTCGGCACGCGCGGAACTCGCGCGACTGAAAGCCGATCATGCGCGAGCCGCCGTTGCGACCTTCCGCGCACTCGGCGGGGGCTGGCACAGCGATGATCCGACGGTCGCGGCGAGCCGCTGA
- a CDS encoding DHA2 family efflux MFS transporter permease subunit — MSDTAQIVDAREAASAAATPPAWPFAVMCVGMFVALLDIQIVASSLQEIGGGLNAAQDEIGWVQTAYLIAEITVIPMSGWLTRVFSTRRLFTASALGFTAASMLCGLAWDIESMIAFRAIQGVLGASMIPTVFTSSFHYFDGKRRVIAAAVIGTIASLAPALGPIVGGWITETANWRWLFYVNLIPGLLVALGVSLGGDIDKPDHSLLRAADYPGIVLMAIFLGTLEYVLEEGARWNWLDDATIARAIAISACAGLVFVARCLSIDNPIVDLRAFGNRNFAIGCTLSFLTGVGAFSSIYLTPLFLGYVRGYNAWQTGIAMMPTGIAALIGVPVYVMFARKTDLRWLMMFGMAMFGLSMWDMRFITHDWGGDQLLWPQLLRGFPQVFAIAPAVTLGLGSLTPERLKYASGLFNMMRNLGGAVGIAVVGAILNDRTNQHFHDIASRLTSANAPMLDMLGKLDTHLSFALGSPQAAHVATLEQLHNIAFREAQTMAYGDALSTIMIGFLFATLIVPLMRKVTPPSPGPTKNAH, encoded by the coding sequence GTGAGCGATACCGCGCAAATCGTCGATGCGCGCGAGGCGGCGAGCGCCGCCGCGACGCCGCCTGCCTGGCCGTTCGCCGTCATGTGCGTGGGCATGTTCGTCGCGCTGCTCGACATCCAGATCGTCGCTTCGTCTTTACAGGAGATCGGCGGTGGCCTGAACGCCGCGCAAGACGAGATCGGCTGGGTGCAGACCGCGTACCTGATCGCCGAAATTACCGTGATCCCGATGTCGGGCTGGCTCACGCGCGTCTTTTCCACGCGCAGGCTGTTTACGGCCTCTGCGCTCGGCTTCACGGCCGCGAGCATGCTGTGTGGGCTCGCGTGGGACATCGAGAGCATGATCGCGTTTCGCGCGATTCAAGGGGTGCTCGGCGCATCGATGATTCCGACGGTCTTCACGTCGTCGTTCCATTACTTCGACGGCAAGCGGCGCGTGATCGCCGCCGCCGTCATCGGCACGATCGCCTCGCTCGCGCCCGCGCTCGGGCCGATCGTGGGCGGGTGGATCACCGAAACCGCGAACTGGCGCTGGCTGTTCTACGTGAATCTGATTCCGGGACTGCTCGTCGCGCTCGGCGTTTCGCTCGGCGGCGACATCGACAAGCCGGATCACTCGTTGCTGCGCGCCGCCGACTATCCCGGCATCGTACTGATGGCCATCTTTCTCGGCACGCTCGAATACGTGCTCGAAGAAGGCGCACGCTGGAACTGGCTCGACGACGCCACGATTGCGCGCGCGATCGCGATCTCCGCGTGCGCCGGGCTGGTGTTCGTCGCACGCTGCCTGAGCATCGACAATCCGATCGTCGATCTGCGCGCGTTCGGCAACCGCAATTTTGCGATCGGCTGCACGTTGTCTTTTCTGACCGGCGTCGGCGCATTTTCGTCGATCTACCTGACGCCGCTCTTTCTCGGCTACGTGCGCGGCTATAACGCGTGGCAAACCGGCATCGCAATGATGCCGACGGGCATCGCCGCACTCATCGGCGTGCCCGTCTACGTCATGTTCGCGCGCAAGACCGATCTGCGCTGGCTGATGATGTTCGGCATGGCGATGTTCGGACTGTCGATGTGGGACATGCGCTTCATCACGCACGATTGGGGCGGAGATCAACTGCTGTGGCCCCAACTGCTGCGCGGGTTTCCGCAGGTGTTCGCGATCGCGCCCGCCGTCACGCTCGGGCTCGGCAGCCTGACTCCGGAGCGCCTGAAATACGCGAGCGGCCTCTTCAACATGATGCGCAACCTCGGCGGCGCGGTCGGCATCGCCGTGGTGGGCGCGATTCTCAACGACCGCACGAACCAGCATTTCCATGACATCGCCTCACGGCTCACGAGTGCGAACGCACCGATGCTCGACATGCTCGGCAAACTCGATACCCATCTCTCGTTCGCGCTCGGCTCGCCCCAGGCCGCGCACGTGGCCACGCTCGAGCAGTTGCACAACATCGCGTTTCGCGAAGCACAGACGATGGCGTATGGCGACGCACTGTCGACGATCATGATCGGCTTTCTCTTCGCCACGCTGATTGTGCCGCTGATGCGCAAAGTCACGCCCCCCTCGCCCGGTCCGACGAAGAACGCTCATTGA
- a CDS encoding HlyD family secretion protein produces MSDIRSDAPVSVDRTTRKRPRLVLPVVIALLIALIAYGVYWWLTGRFIEKTDDAYVGANITVISPHVAGYVSELLVEDNQRVHAGQPLLRLHQSDFQAERDAATATQAEMRATREQLAAERALQQTAIEQASADVADKTAALSFAQADAARYRRLVATEAGTRQSEERSNAALKQAKAQLDASTARLRAARQQIAVLDGKIAEADASLKRAGATLRKADLNLGYTELTAPIDGYVGNRAAHVGSYVTPGTQLMSVVAARGMWVDANFKEDQLTHMKPGQPAKVCADILPSKCFHGVVRGFAPATGAVFSVIPPQNATGNFTRIVQRVPVRIALDDADAVLGTLRPGLSTIVTVDTRGADR; encoded by the coding sequence GTGAGCGACATTCGTTCCGACGCGCCCGTGTCCGTGGACCGCACTACCCGCAAACGCCCAAGGCTCGTGCTGCCCGTCGTGATTGCGCTGCTGATCGCGCTCATCGCGTATGGCGTCTACTGGTGGCTCACCGGCCGCTTCATCGAAAAGACCGACGATGCGTATGTCGGCGCCAACATCACCGTGATCTCGCCGCATGTCGCCGGCTATGTTTCGGAGCTGCTCGTGGAGGACAACCAACGCGTACACGCGGGGCAGCCGTTGCTGCGCCTGCATCAGAGCGACTTCCAGGCAGAGCGTGATGCGGCAACGGCAACCCAGGCAGAGATGCGCGCCACGCGCGAGCAACTCGCCGCCGAGCGCGCCTTGCAGCAAACGGCGATCGAACAGGCGAGCGCCGATGTCGCCGACAAGACAGCCGCGCTCAGCTTCGCGCAGGCGGACGCCGCGCGCTACCGCAGGCTCGTGGCCACCGAAGCGGGCACACGGCAAAGCGAAGAGCGCTCGAATGCGGCGCTCAAACAGGCGAAGGCGCAGCTCGACGCATCGACGGCGCGACTGCGCGCCGCACGCCAGCAGATCGCGGTGCTCGACGGCAAGATCGCCGAGGCCGACGCATCGCTCAAGCGCGCGGGCGCGACACTGCGCAAGGCGGACCTGAACCTCGGCTACACGGAGCTCACGGCGCCGATCGACGGCTACGTCGGCAACCGTGCCGCGCACGTCGGCAGCTACGTGACGCCGGGCACGCAATTGATGTCGGTTGTCGCCGCGCGCGGCATGTGGGTGGACGCGAACTTCAAGGAAGATCAACTGACGCACATGAAGCCCGGGCAGCCCGCGAAGGTCTGCGCGGACATTCTGCCGTCGAAGTGCTTCCATGGTGTCGTGCGCGGTTTCGCGCCAGCGACGGGCGCCGTATTCAGCGTGATTCCCCCGCAAAACGCGACGGGCAACTTCACGCGGATCGTGCAACGCGTGCCGGTGCGCATCGCGCTCGACGATGCCGATGCCGTACTCGGCACGCTGCGCCCCGGCCTTTCCACGATCGTGACCGTCGACACGCGCGGAGCCGACCGGTGA